GAGGAAGAGCCTGCCCCTCGCCCTGCCGGTGATGGGGACCCCTCTGTCacccctgccctgtgccatgATAGGAGCCCCAGTGCTACCCCCACCCTGCCAGTGACAGGGACCCTGCTGTCACCCCTGCACTGTGCCATGACTGGGACCGATATCACTCATCTATTGCTGTGATGGGGACACCAATATCCCCCATGCCCTATGCCATGAGGGCATATGCACCTCTGCCCTTTTCCCTGCTGGTGACAGTGACCCCAGTATCACACCCACCTCCTACCCTGGTAACGGGGACCTCTGTGTCATTAGGAACCCTTTTGCCACCCTGTTCCCCACACCTGCCCCTCTCCCCTCAGCTTTGACCCCACATCTGCCCCCATGTCCCCCACATGGAGATGGAAAGCCCCCATCCCTGACTCAAATCTGTCCCCTCTTTGTCCCACGTTGCTGACCCCCTTTTTCCCCCAGGTCTTTGGGGCAGTGCTGAACATCAACCGGGGCAACCCTGGCCAGTTTGAGGTGCTGGTGGACAAGTGGCCTGAATTTGGTGCTGTGCTGGCCCGGCCCAGTGGAGAGGTGGCcagtggggacatggggcaCTGCAGGAGGGGGGTGACACGGTGCCCTGGCACATGCCAGGTGTGCTCAGAGCACTTACGGGTGCCCCCAGGTGCCGGTGAACGACGGCTACTGGAACACACAGGCAGGGTTTTACCGGGACCTGGGGGCGTACCGGGCACTGCTGGAGACCCCCGGCTGCCTGCGCTGGGACGCTGCCTTCACCCTCATTGGTGGCTTGGGGACACCGGGGTCCTGGGGGGGTCCTGGGAGGGATGGACATACTATGAGAGgtgctgggcagcactgggagcatGGGACACTGGGGAGAGCTGTTGGAGGAACTGGGAGGTACTGGTGGAGGGAGTTTGGGctgctgggggacactggggatggGTGTTTGGGTGCTCAGGAGCACTGGAGGCCTGATTTGGTGTGCTGGGGTGGGGTTTGATGGGAAGCATTGGGGTAGGATTTAGGCGTGCTGGGGAGCATCTTGGTtggattttggggtgctggggagcATCAGGGAATGCACTGCTGGCTACCCTGGAAGCAGGGTCCTGGGGGGTACTGGGGTTGGACTTGGGGATGTTGGGGGCACTGGGAAGCATTGCAGCTGGATTTGTGGGTCCTTGAGGATACTGGGAAGCACTGGGGTTGGACTTGGGGATGCTGGGAGCAGGATTGGGGTACTGGGCACACTGGAAGCAAGCATCTGGGTGCTGGGAATagggtttggggctggggacactgaggaGGCCACTGGGGTCACAtagaggggctggggacagggatggtggGGTGCAGGGGGAACAGGACACTGTgacatccccatccccagggctACAGGACGGGCTGGCCACAGTGTCCCAGGAcctggcagggaggaagggTGTGGAGCTGGACATCGTCGAGTACTACTCCTACTGGCACCCTGACCCCAGCACCATGCCTGAGCCCCGGTGAGAGCCCCCCACCCTTGTCCCCACAAGGAACTGCCGCGGGGGTGACAGTGCggctgctggcagggacaaCTGGGGGTTGACAGCACCCCGGGACAACCTGAGCCCCCCACTGAGCCCTTCCTCGCCCAGGCCAGCCCCCGGGGTGCGCATCGGCTCCCTGAGCCCCTCACACGTGGACCTGCTCAACAACACATGGCCCTACGGGGGGAATGCCCGCAGCCGGCGCTACCTGGCTGAGATTTTGGGGCGCTTCCCGCAAGTCTGCCTGCAGGACAGCAGCGGGCAGCCCATCGCCTGGGTGCTGACGGATCATTTCGGGACGGGCACCCACAGCTACACGCTGCCCGAGCACCGGCGGTGCGGCCACATGCAGGTGGCACTGACAGTGGCGGCGCAGCGGGCACAGTCCCGTGGGTTCCCCACGTTCGGGCACACGGCGCTGGGGAACCGGCccatgcagcagctgcaggagctgctgggccacCAGCGCCTGCCTGGGGTCTGCCGCTACATCCTGCACAATCCTTGCCTGAACAGGGACGGGCCCTGAGGCCCCGCTGTCCCCTCTCTGTGCCCACCTCAAATTAAACAGCGATGTGGAGTCTCTGATGGctgctctggggttttttgtgacCCCCCCAGCACTGACCGTTACAGCGGTGACACAGCTTGGTGGCTCACTTGTCACCACTGAGGCAGAGAGTGGGGTCCCCTGGGAGTCACCCCATTCCAGGGCACGCATCTCAGTTATTCTCAGTTCCCCAAGGGAGGGCTGAAAGCCCCAGGCAAATCTGCTCTGGTGGCACCTGCAGTGTTGCCCTCTCAACCGGGGCGGTGTCACCACAGCTGGGGGTGGGACTGGCAGGCACTGGATGGACGGATAGTGACACACAGGACAGTGGGACAGGGCAGAGAGTGACAGTGTCACAGTGTGAGTCACGGTTTGGGGGGCTGATGAGGACAGACAGGGGGGTGACAGTGTCCAAGGTGATGAGGAGTGCTGGGATTGGGGTGACAATGTCCAGGGGGACAGGGAGAACCACAGCGGTGACAGCGCCTGAGTTGATGGGGACACTAACAGGAGTGACAATGCCAAGAGGCAGTGGGCACAGCTTGGgggtggctgtgcctggggttACAGTCACTGACACGGATGACAGTGCCAGAGGAACAGGGAACACTGGGATGGAGGTGACAGTGCTCTCGGGGTGACAGGAACTGCCGCGGGGGTGACAGTGCggctgctggcagggacaaCTGGGGGTTGACAGCACCCCGGGACAACCGGGGGGTGCGGAGGGGGGCGGGGGACCGGGACCACCGCGAGGGTGGCACTGGCCGAGGGTGCCCGTGGCCGGctgcccagcccggccccgccgcttCCGCCCGGCCCTGGGCAGGGGCGGGTCCGTCCCGCTGGTTCCCGGTAGCGGCGGGTCCCGCCCGGTTCCCGGTATTGGCGGCGCCGTGCCAGCTCCATGTCGCGCAGGGTAATGGAGCAGCCCCGGCGCATCACCGACTCCTtcccgcggcggcggcggcggggccctGGGCGACTCCCGGGCAGGCTCAAGGACAAGAAGAACAAGGACAAGGTGCAGGTGAAGGTGCGGGACTGTCCTCGCGCCCCCTCGCAGCCCACCCCGGACCCGGCGCTCCTGGAGATGTTGCGGCGCTTCGATCTCTCCTGGGAATACGGACCCTGCAGCGGTGAGCAGCCCCGGTTTCCCCGGTTGTCCCGGTGGCCCCGGGTTCCCCCCCGGCTCCACTGAGCCTGCAGTGTCCCGCAGGGATCACCCGCCTGCAGCGCTGGGAGCGAGCAcaagagctggggctgagccccccTGGCCCCATCCGTGACGCCCTCCTGGAGTACCGGGACAACCCCGATGTCACCTACAGGTGGGTGTGGGGTGGAACGGGACGGGACGGGTCGGGTCGGTGGACGGGGAGCACAGGGCATCCTCTCCCAGTGCCCCTCGCCCTTCCCGCTGACCCCCCTTGTGCCCCCGCAGCCTCTGGCACGAGTATGATCTCTGAGCCGCCGCACCGAGAGAGAGGGGGGGACCATTCCGGACGCCTCCAGACCCTATTCCAGGGACAACGGGTGGATTAAAGCTGGTGTGAGCCAATGAAGGGGTGCCGTGTGTTGTCGGGGGGGGCACGGGGTGGGGCGAAGCCCTTGGAGTtcagggggagggaagggagttGCATCCCCCACTCAAAAAAGCTAAGTGGGGTGTCCAAGCCACACAGTTTGATGCCGCACAGATGGGACCCAGGgagaaaaatctggttttgggtggagaaaaggaggtgggattttttttcctcaagaatgggatgaaaaaatgaagaatgagATATAAAATGAGGTGAAAGTGGGCATAGCGGGGTGAGGCAGGTGGCTGTGGATTGTGGACATGTTCTGCAGTGGGGTGGGAAGAATGACACTGTCCTTTGGGATTTATATGTTTAGTAGCCCTAATTAGCAGCTTTGCTATGTGCAGAATCATAAATAACAGGACATGTCTGTTAATTACTCAGGTTATCAATATCTTAATTCACCAGCTCTTTCTGTTGCtttatcaataaataaattgtttctATCCCAAAGCTGTAATGGAGCGTCGGAGGCAGCAGTAACTTGGAATAATGTAGGATAGGGTGGGATGGGTGGGGCGCCATTCACAACTCGCATCCAACTTGCACTGCAGGTTCCTGACCCTCTGGATTGTGTTATCCATCTGGATCTGGTCCCGCTGTTGGAGCTGCAGTCCCTTAGATATCTCTACAGGAACATAATTCCTCTGCTGGGCACAGGATGGAGGTGTTTAGGTGGACTCCCAAGAAATGAACACCATGCACCCAGCCaacccagggctgtgtcctcctggtgggaagaaggagggagagtCCCATCCTCCTTCCTTGACAGAGGGTCAGTCCCAACCTGGTGGGTAtcctggggaaggggaaagtGTCTGGAATGGCTTCAGCCGCAGGAACAACCCAAGGAGATGGACAGCAGAAGCCTCAGGGGCAGTTCCAGCCAGGAATCTCCTTCACTGGGTGGATGGGTttaggtgggattttgggaagaaattcctccctgtgagggtggtgaggccctggcacagattgcccagagaagctgcagcttctccatccttggaaatgtCCAAGGTCTGGTTGGACGGGGCTTGACGCAACttgggctagtggaaggtgtcctgtgCGTCAGGGGTGACATAACATGAAGGGACGCCATAGTGGGAGGGGGTTGACACCATTTCACGGGGTGGCGGGGGGAGCACCCGGCTTTCCCCTCTGCCACGGCCACAGCgagctgtgtgctgcagtcCTCCGCTGCCGGGCCTCGGGACTGCCCCGGTCCCGCTTCCAGCACCAATTCCAGAGCCCTGATCCCAGGCTAGGCGCCAGTCCAGGCCTAGGCCACGACGGTTGCCATGGCAGCCCGGAAGTTGATCTCGCGCAAAGGCCGCCGGGAGTTGTGGTTTCCTCCATGCCGCAGAACATGGCGCCGCTGGGTCCCTGTGCCCGCCCGGTGACCCCAAAGCGTTTACTCTGGTCCCTACTGACATTACCCTACCCTCCAGATGCTCAGGATTACAAAGCCATCGGGGGATGCCATTTCCACACTTTATTGTCAGTGCAGGAGCGGTGTCGGTGTTTGTGCGTGTGGGGCTGAGGCAGAGGCACCTCTCAACCCCCGGGTGAGGGCGGGACGTGGGCGGGACGTGCCGGCCTGTTGGCCACGCCCCCGGCGTCCGCCACGCCCCTCCCCTTGTTGCTATGGCAGCGAAGAGGCGCTGTCCCATGCCCCCACAATTAAAGAGTGGGTTCATCAGTGTGGGAGTGGCCAGGTGCATGGGAGTGGCACCGGGTGTGGTCATCACCACGGGCGTGGTCACAAAACGGGGCGGGGCCACCATCCAGGCTGGCCTGGCGCACCACCCCGCGCGGGCGGGACGAGGGTCGTGACCTCGGGGAGGGACCCCCTGCTTCCTCCGTGGCCTCAAACACCTGAGAGGGGACTGCAGGGTAATCCCGTGCTGCTGTTACCCCACAGCTGGACCCCCCATCCCTTTACCCCTGCTCACCTCCCCGGCCAGGGGCTCTCCCGGCAGCTCGGGGGTCTCCAGCAGGCTGATGCTCCGCATGacagagcacagggagatgCGGGGACGCCGGGAggcccccagcagccccccaccagctgcctcctcctcagAGGGCTGCGGGGACGCCAGCGGGGAGGCCAGAGGGGACAGGCCACTTGTGTCCCTCGTGGTGTCTTCCTTGGGGTGCGGTGCCTGCTCGGCTTCCCGGGGCTCCCACAGGCTGCTGTAGCGGCTGCCAAGACCTATCAATCAGCACCCGGCCACACCCCCTGCTGGGAGCCACACCCACTCGGCAGGGTGGGGTTCCCATAGGCTCCTCCCCCACAAAACGCACACCTTTTTGGTAGGGCGTGGCCACAGAAGCCCCACCCAATTCCCCACAGAGGGGTGTGGTGACAACAGGCCCTACCCTCTTATCCCATAGGGATGTGGTTATGCCAGACCCCACCcacctgtccccaccctgtccccacacaCCTGGCACTCAGGATGCCCTGGTAGAAGTCGAGCTGGCGCATGAAGCCCGGGTTGGGCAGGACTCCGGGCCGGCAGTGCTGGACGTGCCGCAGTGCCCGCTCCAGGGGCCACCCGAACTCCTTCATGGCATAGGCCAGCACCGTGGCGGCCGAGCGGCTCAGCCCCATCCGGCAGTGCACCAGTGCTCGGCCTCCTGCCGCCCTGTGGCACCCACTGCTGACACCATGGCACAGGCGGCTCTCGGGGACACTGTGTCCACAGAGCTACCAGCGTGCCCCACCCACCCCAGAGTCACCAGGGACACCGTGTCCGCAGGGCTCACAGTGTCCCCCAGCCGTCCCAGGATCTCCAGGGCTCCCAGCATCCTCCAGCCATtccagtgtccccagggctccccatgTCCCCAGTCACCCCACTGCTCCCCAGGGTCTCGTGCCCCAGCactccccagctcccagtgcaCCCCAGCAACTCAGTTATCGAGACCCCTTCCCATGtccccctctcccctgccccaCCTCCAGGCCCTGCCTCTCTGTGCCCCCGATGTCCCTGGTGGCGTCACCCCCTGTGCCCACTGACCGGACAcgggagaggaagaggaaggtgtTGTTCCAGTGGGGCAGGAGCTCGGCCGCCTCCTCGTCGTACACCCGCACGTTCATGTACGTGAACAGCGCCGGGAAGAAGTTGTCGATCTCCCGCGCCACATTCAGGATGTGGGTGACCCTTTGGTGACACGAGTGACACCCCAGGGGCACCCTATGATGACCCCATGCTGCCCCACGACAGTGCCACCCCACGCTCacctgttctgctgcagctcctccaggttGGCTGCGTTCCACTCGGAGCCCTGCGTGGTGACAGCGGTGAGGGAAGGGGACACTGCCACCcaccctgcccaccctgcccacCCCGCTGCTCACCAGGAAGAGGTGCGGGAAGACGCGAGAAGGCCGATCCATctgtgccagcaccagcagcatctcGTTGTCAATGAAATCCTTGTGCTCggccaggctgtgccctgtgcGCCGCTCCAGCTCCTCCCGCACCTGGGCACCACCCTGGGTGAGGGACGGCCctgcccggccctgcccggccccaGGACACCCTGCCAGGTGCCACCCACCTCCTTGGACGTGACGTTCTCCAGGTCGGCCGCGGCCATCACCTCCCGCAGCAGCGCCCGCACCGCCTGCTCCGACAGCTCCGGCATCGCTGGCCTGGCACCGGCACCTCCTTGTCACAGGTGTCACCTGCCCCACCCGGGCCACGCCCTGCCAGGCGCAGCAGCCATTGGCTGGCAGGCTGGGGGGTGTGGCAGGGGCGTTGCAGGGAGCTCACCGGAGGGGCGTGGGCGAGGCGGGGCGCACGGACTCGAGGTCGGCCATGGCCAGCCACTCGttgaggcagctctgctccgAGCTCAGCGCCGCTGCGTAGTCTCGGGCCCAGGCCAGCGCGGGGCCGCCGGGGATGTGCCCACCGCGGGCCGCATCCTCGCAGGCGCggtgcagctcctgcagcacggCCCTGTCGCACAGCACCTGCCACCCCTGCACTGCCACCGCCACCCCAGCACCACCCCGACAGCTATGTCCCCCTCACTGGTTGTCCCCAGCTTGTGGGTGCCACCCAAACTCTCCCCAGCTCATTCCCCATGACTGTGCCCAGGGGCCCATTGTGGTGGCCATGGTGATAGCCAAATGCCCTGTGCCCACATCCCTGTGTCCAGCGTGGTGCCCACATCCCCATACCCAGGATTATGGATGCTGAATGTGAGATAGCAGGCAGGGGAGCACAGAGactgtgtgaaactaagtcacacaaagttctcactctggcctgagaaatcatatggaaaaatccaaacagtccttagagaaggaaaacatttgcaGGTATTGTTTGGATCCTTGTAGTTTCCTTGTAAGAAACCGCCAAGGGGTGTTGTTCCAAATtgaccagtgatggtgatgtgttgaTTTAATGgccaatgagagttttacctctcggacctgtctataaaagaagatctggaataaAAAACTTGTGCTCTTGTGCAACCCAGAAGAGAGTCAGTGTCGTGCTTTGTCGTTCCCAATATAGTGCAACACCAGGATGGTGACAGCATCACCTGTGTTCGTAGCAGTGCCACATCTCCCGTGTCTTTAGCGGAGCTGAGATGCCCTGTGGCCATGGCAGTGCCCACATCTCCAGTCCTCGAGGTGGTGCCACCCCCCTTGTGCTCACTGTGCCACCCTCACCCCCCATGCCCAAGGGTGGCCCCCCACGCCCCCCTTGGTCACACCCAGGCCTCTCTCACCACATGGTCTGCACAGAGATGGGCTTGAAGATGCGTGTCTCTCCCCCTGATGTCACGCTGAAACCCCTGGGCATCACGGGGACATACGTGGGTCAGGGTGGGCACCCCGACCCCTCTAAGCCCCTCCCTGTCCCAAAATTCTGTCCCACCCTTACCCGTCGCCGTCGAGGAACACCTGGGTATCGCTCCAGAGGGGCAGCACCATGCCCAGGGTGCAGAGGGTGGccctggggcaggcagaggtCAGGGGGTGCCAATGCCACCCCCGGGCCCCCCCGCACCCCGCTCACCCCTCGTGGGCGAAATCCACTCCCAGCAGCGCTGTCTCCGCCTCGGCTCCCGCCTCCTCCGACCGCACCACCAGCAGGTACCGCACCCGCCGCGGCCGCGCCGACTCCAGCCGCACTGCCTGCCAGAAAGTTGGGCATCGGAGTGGGGATCCGacccttcccagtgctcccagtgaCCGGGGAGCAGCGTCAGTCTGGGCCACATCCCCTCCTCATCACTTCCTATCCTATCCCTATCCCCATCCCATCCATATTTCATTCCCCTACTCGATGTTCCTGTTTCCATCCCAATCCTCTCCTGTCCTGTGCTATCCCCATCCTGTTCCCACCTTCATTCCACCCCAAGCTCAGTCCAGCCATCCTGTCaattttctctccccatcttGACCCCATCCCTatcccatcctcatcctgtCCCCATTCCTGGTCCCATCCATCTctttccctgtccccatcccatccccatgTTCCTGGAGGGGGGATCCATGTCCTACCAGCCGAATGGCGTCCTGGGGGCGCAGCAGCTGCATCATGAGgtgcaggtgctgctcctgctgtcccgGGGCCTGGCCGAGGGGCTCAGCCGGGGGGGGCTCGGCCGGGGGGGGCTCCTCCACAGACAGCAGCCGTGCTGCCCCCTTGACCATGACGAAGCTCTGCCTGGGGGGCAGGATGGTCCTGAGCACCCAGGGCGCCCCCAGAGTGCTCTCCCAAGGGGGGGAAactgtgtccccatcccaccccaagGTTTCAGAACCCTCTCTCACCTTCGCTGCAGCTGTCTATGTCTGGGAGCATCTTCCTCCTGCAAATTAGGAGGGAGTGCCTGGGGGAAATGTGACCAGGCTCGGGGGTCCCACAAAAGTGGGAGCTACTTGGGAcaaccccccacccccccccacccctcctTCGCCATCCACACCTCCATATTCCTCCCTTAACTACGGAGAAGCCCCCGCCGGGAGTACAGGGATCTCCAAGGCGTGCCGAGGACAGCTCGGCTCCCGCTAAACTCCCGGCAAAACCCCATCGGAAGCGCCTGGGATGACCCCGCACCGGGAGCGACCGCAGCAACCTTCATCCCTTCGTTGGCACCCCCCGGGACAGCGTCACCTTCCAGAGCACCGGGAACCCCCGGGGCTCCGAGAAACCCCCGCGCAGCCCGCACTCCCCACACCGGGACCCCCCGGCCCACCCCGCACCCCCGCACCGGGGCCCCCGCGGCTCTGAGGCAGCCCGTACTCCCCAGGGAGCGCCGTGCCAGCCCGCAGCGGGACTTCCCGGGACTCCGGGACccccctcccacccctgccGGGATGTCCCgtccccgcccgccccggggcCGCACTCACCGCGGGGCCCCCGGCGGAGCCCCCCGCCCGCCGCACCGTCACCAGCGCCATgccccgccgcgccgccccccCGCACCAGGAAGCGCCGCCGCTGCCCCGCCCGGacgggaacgggaacgggagCGGGAGCGGGCACGGCCCCGGGCACGTCCTGGCACGGCACGGCTCCCCCCGCCACGGAAACACCCCAGGCGGGACCCCCAGGCTGCCCTACCTCAGAGCGGAACCTCCCCGGTgccccggagccccccgggccCCACATCCGTGGGGACAAGGCAGGATTGACGGCCCAGCACTTGAGACACTCCCAAGTCCTCCAAAAGTGGCACTTGGGACCCCCCTCCAGGCGCCCAGAATGGATGATGCCTTCTCCAGGTCCCCAGAAATTGTGGAACCCCCGAGGGGTCACCCCAGGCTTCAGCAGGTGGGAATCCCGTAGTGTCCCCAGCAGGTCACCCCCAATGAGCCCCTTGTGACCCCATGGGTGCCCAGACAAACTCCCCCTCCATGGGCAGGGGTCTTTTCCCAAGTAATATAAACAAAACGAAtcaatccctgctccagggatgggggcaCAGGGCCAGATTTGGGGCGAGCTGAAGAGGAGCAG
This sequence is a window from Parus major isolate Abel chromosome 5, Parus_major1.1, whole genome shotgun sequence. Protein-coding genes within it:
- the LOC107206309 gene encoding glycine N-acyltransferase-like protein 3 produces the protein MKILTCPAQLQRLEGILRKSLPLALPVFGAVLNINRGNPGQFEVLVDKWPEFGAVLARPSGEVPVNDGYWNTQAGFYRDLGAYRALLETPGCLRWDAAFTLIGLQDGLATVSQDLAGRKGVELDIVEYYSYWHPDPSTMPEPRPAPGVRIGSLSPSHVDLLNNTWPYGGNARSRRYLAEILGRFPQVCLQDSSGQPIAWVLTDHFGTGTHSYTLPEHRRCGHMQVALTVAAQRAQSRGFPTFGHTALGNRPMQQLQELLGHQRLPGVCRYILHNPCLNRDGP
- the POLD4 gene encoding DNA polymerase delta subunit 4, which translates into the protein MSRRVMEQPRRITDSFPRRRRRGPGRLPGRLKDKKNKDKVQVKVRDCPRAPSQPTPDPALLEMLRRFDLSWEYGPCSGITRLQRWERAQELGLSPPGPIRDALLEYRDNPDVTYSLWHEYDL
- the SSH3 gene encoding protein phosphatase Slingshot homolog 3 isoform X1, which codes for MALVTVRRAGGSAGGPAEEDAPRHRQLQRRQSFVMVKGAARLLSVEEPPPAEPPPAEPLGQAPGQQEQHLHLMMQLLRPQDAIRLAVRLESARPRRVRYLLVVRSEEAGAEAETALLGVDFAHEGATLCTLGMVLPLWSDTQVFLDGDGGFSVTSGGETRIFKPISVQTMWAVLQELHRACEDAARGGHIPGGPALAWARDYAAALSSEQSCLNEWLAMADLESVRPASPTPLRPAMPELSEQAVRALLREVMAAADLENVTSKEVREELERRTGHSLAEHKDFIDNEMLLVLAQMDRPSRVFPHLFLGSEWNAANLEELQQNRVTHILNVAREIDNFFPALFTYMNVRVYDEEAAELLPHWNNTFLFLSRVRAAGGRALVHCRMGLSRSAATVLAYAMKEFGWPLERALRHVQHCRPGVLPNPGFMRQLDFYQGILSASRYSSLWEPREAEQAPHPKEDTTRDTSGLSPLASPLASPQPSEEEAAGGGLLGASRRPRISLCSVMRSISLLETPELPGEPLAGESPLRCLRPRRKQGVPPRGHDPRPARAGWCARPAWMVAPPRFVTTPVVMTTPGATPMHLATPTLMNPLFNCGGMGQRLFAAIATRGGAWRTPGAWPTGRHVPPTSRPHPGVERCLCLSPTRTNTDTAPALTIKCGNGIPRWLCNPEHLEGRVMSVGTRVNALGSPGGHRDPAAPCSAAWRKPQLPAAFARDQLPGCHGNRRGLGLDWRLAWDQGSGIGAGSGTGAVPRPGSGGLQHTARCGRGRGESRVLPPPPREMVSTPSHYGVPSCYVTPDAQDTFH
- the SSH3 gene encoding protein phosphatase Slingshot homolog 3 isoform X2 — translated: MVKGAARLLSVEEPPPAEPPPAEPLGQAPGQQEQHLHLMMQLLRPQDAIRLAVRLESARPRRVRYLLVVRSEEAGAEAETALLGVDFAHEGATLCTLGMVLPLWSDTQVFLDGDGGFSVTSGGETRIFKPISVQTMWAVLQELHRACEDAARGGHIPGGPALAWARDYAAALSSEQSCLNEWLAMADLESVRPASPTPLRPAMPELSEQAVRALLREVMAAADLENVTSKEVREELERRTGHSLAEHKDFIDNEMLLVLAQMDRPSRVFPHLFLGSEWNAANLEELQQNRVTHILNVAREIDNFFPALFTYMNVRVYDEEAAELLPHWNNTFLFLSRVRAAGGRALVHCRMGLSRSAATVLAYAMKEFGWPLERALRHVQHCRPGVLPNPGFMRQLDFYQGILSASRYSSLWEPREAEQAPHPKEDTTRDTSGLSPLASPLASPQPSEEEAAGGGLLGASRRPRISLCSVMRSISLLETPELPGEPLAGESPLRCLRPRRKQGVPPRGHDPRPARAGWCARPAWMVAPPRFVTTPVVMTTPGATPMHLATPTLMNPLFNCGGMGQRLFAAIATRGGAWRTPGAWPTGRHVPPTSRPHPGVERCLCLSPTRTNTDTAPALTIKCGNGIPRWLCNPEHLEGRVMSVGTRVNALGSPGGHRDPAAPCSAAWRKPQLPAAFARDQLPGCHGNRRGLGLDWRLAWDQGSGIGAGSGTGAVPRPGSGGLQHTARCGRGRGESRVLPPPPREMVSTPSHYGVPSCYVTPDAQDTFH
- the SSH3 gene encoding protein phosphatase Slingshot homolog 3 isoform X3 → MALVTVRRAGGSAGGPAEEDAPRHRQLQRRQSFVMVKGAARLLSVEEPPPAEPPPAEPLGQAPGQQEQHLHLMMQLLRPQDAIRLAVRLESARPRRVRYLLVVRSEEAGAEAETALLGVDFAHEGATLCTLGMVLPLWSDTQVFLDGDGGFSVTSGGETRIFKPISVQTMWAVLQELHRACEDAARGGHIPGGPALAWARDYAAALSSEQSCLNEWLAMADLESVRPASPTPLRPAMPELSEQAVRALLREVMAAADLENVTSKEVREELERRTGHSLAEHKDFIDNEMLLVLAQMDRPSRVFPHLFLGSEWNAANLEELQQNRVTHILNVAREIDNFFPALFTYMNVRVYDEEAAELLPHWNNTFLFLSRVRAAGGRALVHCRMGLSRSAATVLAYAMKEFGWPLERALRHVQHCRPGVLPNPGFMRQLDFYQGILSASRYSSLWEPREAEQAPHPKEDTTRDTSGLSPLASPLASPQPSEEEAAGGGLLGASRRPRISLCSVMRSISLLETPELPGEPLAGEVFEATEEAGGPSPRSRPSSRPRGVVRQASLDGGPAPFCDHARGDDHTRCHSHAPGHSHTDEPTL